Below is a genomic region from Panthera tigris isolate Pti1 chromosome E1, P.tigris_Pti1_mat1.1, whole genome shotgun sequence.
TCTCAGAGTTCCTCCTCCTGGGTCTGCCTATTGAGCCAGGGCTGCGGGACCAGTTCTATGCCCTGTTCCTGCTCATGTATGTTACCACCGTCGTGGGGAACCTgctcatcatcatcctcattctCCTGGACTCCCGCCTCCACACGCCCATGTATTTGTTTCTCAGTAACTTGtccttctctgacctctgcttctcctctgtcaCAATGCCCAAACTGCTGCAGAACATGCAGAGCCAGGTCCCGTCCGTCCCCTATGCCGGCTGCCTGGCCCAGATGTACTTCTTCTTGCTTTTTGCAGACTTGGAGAGCTTCCTCCTGGTGGCCATGGCCTATGACCGTTATGTGGCCATTTGCTTTCCCCTGCACTACACCACCATCATGAGCcccaagctctgtctctccctggtgGTGCTGTCCTGGGTGCTAACcacttttatctctttattgCACACACTACTCATGGCTCGGCTGTCCTTCTGTGCTGATAATGTGATTCCTCACTTTTTCTGTGACATGTCAGCTCTGCTAAAGTTGGCCTGCTCTgacattcaaataaatgaaatggtgatatttattttgggagggctTGTCATTATTGTTCCATTCCTGTTGATCTTTTTATCCTATGCACGGATTGTGTCCTCCATCCTCAGGGTCCCTTCTGCCGGGGCATCCGCaaggccttctccacctgtggCTCCCACCTCTCCGTGGTGTCTCTCTTCTACGGGACAATCATTGGCCTCTACTTGTGCCCTTCAGACAACAAGTCTACTGTTAAGGAGACTGTCATGGCCGTGATGTACACTGTGGTCACCCCTATGCTGAATcccttc
It encodes:
- the LOC102958422 gene encoding LOW QUALITY PROTEIN: olfactory receptor-like protein DTMT (The sequence of the model RefSeq protein was modified relative to this genomic sequence to represent the inferred CDS: inserted 1 base in 1 codon) — its product is MKMGNQSVISEFLLLGLPIEPGLRDQFYALFLLMYVTTVVGNLLIIILILLDSRLHTPMYLFLSNLSFSDLCFSSVTMPKLLQNMQSQVPSVPYAGCLAQMYFFLLFADLESFLLVAMAYDRYVAICFPLHYTTIMSPKLCLSLVVLSWVLTTFISLLHTLLMARLSFCADNVIPHFFCDMSALLKLACSDIQINEMVIFILGGLVIIVPFLLIFLSYARIVSSILRVPSXRGIRKAFSTCGSHLSVVSLFYGTIIGLYLCPSDNKSTVKETVMAVMYTVVTPMLNPFIYSLRNRDIKGALGRVFSKWTIQLSLGQGL